A segment of the Candidatus Margulisiibacteriota bacterium genome:
GCCACCCCGAACTTTGTGTCTGCATGGTCAAACATCATGCGGCCTGATTATCCAACCTTTAAAACGATCGAATTGAGCGATCTCCCCTTGCTCAGCGAATATCTTTTAAGATACCAGCCGGAGATCTGCGAGCTCTCGTCAGCCAATTTATTTATCTGGCATAATTTTGACCGCGGCAGCTATACCTTTATCAACAACAATCTATGCTTGAAGATCAACCTGATCAACGATACCCCATATTTTTTGGAACCAATAGGCGACAGTCTGATCCCGGAAACCGCGGCCCTCTGCCTAAATGAAACCGGCCGCCTCTCTCGTGTCTCAGAAAGACTATTAAAGCAACTCCCCCTAAATAAGGTCCGCGCCCATTGCCTGCGAAGCCAGAACGATTATATTTACCAAACCGGCTCACTGGCTGAATATAAAGGGGGCAATTTCGACGGAAAAAGGAACCACGTCAAACGCTTTGCCAAGCTTTACCCAAACTTTGTTTACACTCCAATCGACCGATCGTTCAAACCGGCCGCCTTAGCACTATTTGAAAAGTGGTTTGCCGCCCGCAAAGAGACCCATTTTTTCCAAAAACTCGCCTACAACGCCCAGCGACAGGCGCTGGAAAACAGCTTTAACTATTTCAGCGAATTAAAACTGATCGGTGGAGGGTTACAGGCTGGCGGAGAATTAAAGTCGTTTGTGATCGGCAGTCCCTTGAACTCAAAAACGATTGACGCTCATTTTCAATACAGCGACCCGACCGCCACCGGGGCGACCCAAACCCTCTGGCAAAAAGCTTGCACAGAGACCTTTCCGGATTTCACCTATATCAATTTCGAACAAGACCTGGGGATCCCGGGCCTGCGGAAGTCAAAGCTCTCTTACCACCCGGAAAAGATCGAGAAAAAATACGAGGTCAGGTTAAAACCAGGGGTTACTTCCCTGCTTTGATCTTCAGTAAGCGTAAATAGTGGCGGCGCTCCTCTTCAACCACCTGGTCAACAACTTTTTTATCCGCCTCCGGCACCATATTTTTGAGCTCAAGATAATAAAGGATCGAATCGACCTCGGCCTGCAGGGCGATCGCCAGGCCAGCGCGCGGGTCCTTCCGTTCGGCGGTAAAAACATGCTCTCTGGCAAACGCTTTGAGGTACTCATGATATTCGTCAGGATAGCTCTCCGGCAGGGTCACCTGGCCAAGCTTCTTCAGCATTGCCTTGAATAACTCCCGATGCCCGACCTCCTGATCGGCCAAAGAGGTAAAAAGTTCTTTTAGTACCGGATCGTCCGACTGCTCGCTCAATGAGCGATAAAGCTCTTCCCCATTCTCTTCGATCTTGATCGCCCCTTGCAGGACTTCATCGGCATGGAAAAAACCGGCCATTTACTTCCCCCCGGATTTGATCAGATTATTCTTCTCATTGGCTAAAAGGACAAAATGGTGTTTTTCCTGTTCGATCACCTTCGCGATCGCCACTCTTTCATTTTCCGGGGCCAGCTTGGCCAGTTCGCCATAAAAAAGGACCGCATCTTTTTCGGAAGTCATCGCAAAATCAAGCGCCTCTCCTTTTGTCTTGAATTCCTGGCTTCCTATCCCTACCATATTACCCGGTATAAAAAGATAGTCGCCGGCAAATATCTTTAAAAACTCAAAAAGATCGGGTTTAAACCAGATCTGTCCCGGGTCTTTTTTAACGGTTGACAGCAATCCTTCAAAATAACTCTTATGAAGCAACTCCTGTTCAGCTAAACGGCCAAAAACTGCCCCGAGCTCTTCAGCCTCATATCTCTTAGCCAGCCGGCGATAAATCGTTTCACCGTTATCTTCCATTTTAACCGCCATCGTCACGACATCTTCAGCCGATAAATTATCCATGTTTATACCATCCTTTCCAATAATGTTTTGATCAATTGGCCTCGATCGACCGTATCCCCCCCCGAAAAAAACGAATCAAAGGTCGAACGCTCCACCTGATAAAACTTGCCGAGCGCGATTTTGGCATCAGAATTATAATCCCACTCTTTGATCTTCGAGAGGGCTTCATTATAATCCGCCGGGTTATGCCCGGTCAACTCATAGACCCGCTGGTTATAATGATCGTACTGGTTATAAAAAGTCACGCAAACCTGCAAAAGATCGATCAGGGCAAAGCCAGGATGCAGGATCGCTTCTTTAATAAGCCCTTTGAGCTGTTCTGTTCTTGCATTATAGCCTCTGGCCAGGTAAGTTGCCCCCGCGGCCAACAAAAGCTCGAG
Coding sequences within it:
- a CDS encoding DUF2156 domain-containing protein — its product is ATPNFVSAWSNIMRPDYPTFKTIELSDLPLLSEYLLRYQPEICELSSANLFIWHNFDRGSYTFINNNLCLKINLINDTPYFLEPIGDSLIPETAALCLNETGRLSRVSERLLKQLPLNKVRAHCLRSQNDYIYQTGSLAEYKGGNFDGKRNHVKRFAKLYPNFVYTPIDRSFKPAALALFEKWFAARKETHFFQKLAYNAQRQALENSFNYFSELKLIGGGLQAGGELKSFVIGSPLNSKTIDAHFQYSDPTATGATQTLWQKACTETFPDFTYINFEQDLGIPGLRKSKLSYHPEKIEKKYEVRLKPGVTSLL
- a CDS encoding ferritin family protein → MAGFFHADEVLQGAIKIEENGEELYRSLSEQSDDPVLKELFTSLADQEVGHRELFKAMLKKLGQVTLPESYPDEYHEYLKAFAREHVFTAERKDPRAGLAIALQAEVDSILYYLELKNMVPEADKKVVDQVVEEERRHYLRLLKIKAGK
- a CDS encoding ferritin family protein codes for the protein MDNLSAEDVVTMAVKMEDNGETIYRRLAKRYEAEELGAVFGRLAEQELLHKSYFEGLLSTVKKDPGQIWFKPDLFEFLKIFAGDYLFIPGNMVGIGSQEFKTKGEALDFAMTSEKDAVLFYGELAKLAPENERVAIAKVIEQEKHHFVLLANEKNNLIKSGGK